Proteins encoded in a region of the Neoarius graeffei isolate fNeoGra1 chromosome 3, fNeoGra1.pri, whole genome shotgun sequence genome:
- the gtf2a1l gene encoding TFIIA-alpha and beta-like factor isoform X2, whose product MLSNSSILPKLYLSIVDDVMESVRELFIDEGVEERVLDELRQLWESKVLQSKAVEGFAQENINPSNFVLQLPANYSQTLQKSTASGVLPARQQSFTGKASNTGTIATFSLPPGVTYPVQIPAGVTLQTASGHFYKVNVPVMVTQAPGCQRMPPLASQPHAEQRNLPSAIVHNLPASQVPPPPPCHQSVPAPQDPKPLIHQQNQVIQHSQIPVDPPIEAQVPPEPPVNPQPSESPLGNLDEFTLDGIVFSPQPLDTSTPSCLSAEQMVERAVEVAGEARLNAEDTLRHFLPDLERTSDGALKSLQSSPQLDMDLLRDYNFNELTDIPQLDGVCDSSSEAGDDQEEEREYREPVGENEFLGMIDAEALQALQGVGGSSDGNSSSSSDGDEPELEEEEEDPLNSGDDVSEQDIPEIFDTENIIVCQYDKV is encoded by the exons ATGCTCTCAAATTCAAGCATATTA CCTAAACTCTACCTATCCATCGTTGATGATGTGATGGAGAGTGTCCGAGAGCTGTTCATCGATGAAGGAGTGGAAGAGAGAGTACTAGATGAACTTAGGCAG CTGTGGGAGTCAaaggttcttcagtcgaaagctGTGGAAGGCTTTGCTCAAGAGAACATCAATCCATCCAACTTTGTCCTGCAGCTTCCTGCAAATTATTCCCAAACACTTCAGAAATCCACAG CTTCTGGGGTTCTCCCTGCCAGGCAGCAGAGTTTCACAGGGAAAGCT AGCAACACTGGCACAATTGCGACATTTTCTCTGCCACCTGgagtcacttatcctgttcagATCCCTGCAGGTGTGACGCTACAGACTGCTTCAG GCCACTTCTACAAAGTGAATGTTCCTGTGATGGTGACTCAGGCTCCAGGTTGCCAGCGCATGCCTCCTCTAGCCAGCCAACCCCATGCGGAGCAAAGAAACCTGCCCTCTGCTATTGTTCATAACCTCCCTGCTTCCCAGGTGCCTCCTCCACCCCCGTGTCACCAATCCGTACCTGCTCCTCAAGACCCCAAACCGCTGATACACCAACAGAACCAGGTGATTCAGCATTCTCAGATCCCTGTGGATCCTCCTATTGAGGCTCAGGTCCCTCCTGAGCCTCCTGTTAACCCCCAGCCTTCAGAGTCGCCCCTGGGAAACCTGGATGAGTTTACGCTGGATGGAATTGTCTTCAGCCCACAGCCACTGGACACGAGCACTCCATCATGTCTCTCAGCAGAGCAGATGGTGGAAAGGGCTGTTGAAGTGGCAGGAGAAGCCCGGCTTAATGCTGAGGACACACTGCGTCATTTCCTGCCTGATTTGGAAAGGACATCTGATGGTGCACTTAAG AGTCTACAATCATCCCCTCAGCTGGACATGGACCTCCTAAGGGACTACAACTTCAACGAGTTGACTGACATCCCGCAGCTCGATGGAGTGTGTGACAGCAGTTCAGAGGCAGGAGATGATCAGGAGGAGGAAAGGGAGTATCGAGAGCCTGTTGGGGAAAACGAGTTCTTGGGTATGATTGATGCTGAAGCTCTGCAGGCGCTCCAGGGAGTTGGAGGAAGCAGTGATGGAAACAGCAGCTCCAGCAGTGATGGGGATGAGCCTGAgctggaggaagaggaagag GATCCACTGAACTCTGGAGATGACGTAAGCGAGCAAGACATACCCGAGATCTTTGATACTGAGAACATCATTGTCTGTCAGTATGATAAG GTTTAA
- the gtf2a1l gene encoding TFIIA-alpha and beta-like factor isoform X1, producing the protein MLSNSSILPKLYLSIVDDVMESVRELFIDEGVEERVLDELRQLWESKVLQSKAVEGFAQENINPSNFVLQLPANYSQTLQKSTASGVLPARQQSFTGKASNTGTIATFSLPPGVTYPVQIPAGVTLQTASGHFYKVNVPVMVTQAPGCQRMPPLASQPHAEQRNLPSAIVHNLPASQVPPPPPCHQSVPAPQDPKPLIHQQNQVIQHSQIPVDPPIEAQVPPEPPVNPQPSESPLGNLDEFTLDGIVFSPQPLDTSTPSCLSAEQMVERAVEVAGEARLNAEDTLRHFLPDLERTSDGALKSLQSSPQLDMDLLRDYNFNELTDIPQLDGVCDSSSEAGDDQEEEREYREPVGENEFLGMIDAEALQALQGVGGSSDGNSSSSSDGDEPELEEEEEDPLNSGDDVSEQDIPEIFDTENIIVCQYDKIHRSKNRWKFYLKDGVMCYSGKDYVFSKAVGEAEW; encoded by the exons ATGCTCTCAAATTCAAGCATATTA CCTAAACTCTACCTATCCATCGTTGATGATGTGATGGAGAGTGTCCGAGAGCTGTTCATCGATGAAGGAGTGGAAGAGAGAGTACTAGATGAACTTAGGCAG CTGTGGGAGTCAaaggttcttcagtcgaaagctGTGGAAGGCTTTGCTCAAGAGAACATCAATCCATCCAACTTTGTCCTGCAGCTTCCTGCAAATTATTCCCAAACACTTCAGAAATCCACAG CTTCTGGGGTTCTCCCTGCCAGGCAGCAGAGTTTCACAGGGAAAGCT AGCAACACTGGCACAATTGCGACATTTTCTCTGCCACCTGgagtcacttatcctgttcagATCCCTGCAGGTGTGACGCTACAGACTGCTTCAG GCCACTTCTACAAAGTGAATGTTCCTGTGATGGTGACTCAGGCTCCAGGTTGCCAGCGCATGCCTCCTCTAGCCAGCCAACCCCATGCGGAGCAAAGAAACCTGCCCTCTGCTATTGTTCATAACCTCCCTGCTTCCCAGGTGCCTCCTCCACCCCCGTGTCACCAATCCGTACCTGCTCCTCAAGACCCCAAACCGCTGATACACCAACAGAACCAGGTGATTCAGCATTCTCAGATCCCTGTGGATCCTCCTATTGAGGCTCAGGTCCCTCCTGAGCCTCCTGTTAACCCCCAGCCTTCAGAGTCGCCCCTGGGAAACCTGGATGAGTTTACGCTGGATGGAATTGTCTTCAGCCCACAGCCACTGGACACGAGCACTCCATCATGTCTCTCAGCAGAGCAGATGGTGGAAAGGGCTGTTGAAGTGGCAGGAGAAGCCCGGCTTAATGCTGAGGACACACTGCGTCATTTCCTGCCTGATTTGGAAAGGACATCTGATGGTGCACTTAAG AGTCTACAATCATCCCCTCAGCTGGACATGGACCTCCTAAGGGACTACAACTTCAACGAGTTGACTGACATCCCGCAGCTCGATGGAGTGTGTGACAGCAGTTCAGAGGCAGGAGATGATCAGGAGGAGGAAAGGGAGTATCGAGAGCCTGTTGGGGAAAACGAGTTCTTGGGTATGATTGATGCTGAAGCTCTGCAGGCGCTCCAGGGAGTTGGAGGAAGCAGTGATGGAAACAGCAGCTCCAGCAGTGATGGGGATGAGCCTGAgctggaggaagaggaagag GATCCACTGAACTCTGGAGATGACGTAAGCGAGCAAGACATACCCGAGATCTTTGATACTGAGAACATCATTGTCTGTCAGTATGATAAG ATTCATCGCAGTAAAAACAGGTGGAAGTTTTATCTGAAAGACGGCGTGATGTGTTACAGTGGTAAGGACTATGTTTTCTCCAAAGCTGTCGGGGAGGCTGAGTGGTGA
- the LOC132883482 gene encoding stonin-1 isoform X2 yields MCSMNHPANWVTFEDEGTPQSSPQKILQSPSSSGSIPRPNGLKLVLPPLGSSARRLSSPLESPQMHFSFNGSSCVPSNTPMCTPVRETPIGPSPFNCDSLRPPNVLRSFSNTSTNISSPDRCSSSEACTSFPAFQDDPGQVNLFLGENKHKRDSGSSSSDSEPGSSLPRFFIRTKDGYEPPRDQLQNSYSYICHKLERLKAKEDQDQEREERDSDLSKLKEIDVGRGSSSFVPQGLFLSQRRHGWPLMLRIPEKKNRMSSRQWGPIYLQLLPGAVLQMYYEKGLERPFKEFQLSSNCALSGPKLESYGEPRKIATLKIEHVSYVERKRYHPKPEVTHEAEVEQLLKFGTTENRDMEDLLVSLEEELMRLPGPLKQQKHYEEQELSLQIADHIWMRVDKDGVTLERAAITRLHCLAFINGAVECFLALNDLGLLSKDSNYGSKEDEAWMEIADYQFHNSVREAEFKDTRLIKFSPPDACRVELGRYRTASLNCGDLPFSVKATVTVQGAYLELQAFLNMQSSFPSLGAHSETLCENVLIHVPLPGDWVKVPRTISLLWQKSIKARMNRNACLGSVNVTDSHPVMQVTVGTVKYENVYGAIVWRIDKLPAKNMADHPHCFSCKLELASDQEIPTDWFPFITMECEVADTVASQTRVKSLGTESDIQPQKHISYRAFYHCQVEIEKKLIEAESQKPSSCATQ; encoded by the exons ATGTGCTCAATGAACCATCCAGCTAACTGGGTGACCTTTGAAGATGAAGGCACCCCCCAGTCCTCACCACAGAAAATCTTGCAGTCTCCATCAAGTTCTGGGTCAATACCTCGACCAAATGGCTTGAAATTGGTTCTGCCTCCTTTAGGCAGTTCAGCAAGGAGGTTATCCAGTCCACTGGAATCTCCCCAAATGCACTTTAGTTTCAATGGGAGCTCATGCGTGCCCAGCAACACTCCGATGTGCACTCCTGTAAGAGAAACTCCAATTGGTCCATCTCCCTTTAACTGCGACTCTCTCAGACCACCGAATGTCTTGAGGAGTTTCTCCAACACATCGACGAATATCTCTTCTCCTGATAGATGTTCCTCATCCGAGGCATGCACTTCCTTCCCAGCGTTCCAAGATGATCCGGGTCAGGTTAACCTATTTCTGGGTGAAAACAAGCACAAAAGAGATTCTGGAAGTTCCTCATCAGACTCCGAGCCTGGCTCAAGCTTGCCTCGCTTCTTTATCCGAACCAAGGATGGTTACGAGCCACCCCGGGACCAACTTCAAAACTCCTACTCGTACATCTGCCATAAGCTAGAGCGGTTAAAGGCAAAGGAGGACCAAgaccaagagagagaggaaagagattcGGATTTAAGCAAACTAAAGGAAATTGATGTAGGAAGAGGTTCGTCTTCCTTTGTTCCACAGGGATTGTTCCTCAGCCAGAGGAGGCATGGCTGGCCATTAATGCTGAGAATCCCAGAGAAAAAGAACCGTATGTCATCCCGCCAGTGGGGCCCGATATACTTACAGTTGCTTCCAGGAGCTGTGCTCCAAATGTATTATGAAAAAGGCTTGGAGAGACCATTCAAAGAGTTCCAGCTGAGTTCCAATTGCGCTCTTTCAGGCCCAAAACTGGAAAGCTATGGTGAGCCACGGAAAATTGCAACGTTGAAGATTGAACACGTGTCATATGTTGAGCGAAAGCGCTACCACCCTAAACCTGAGGTGACTCATGAAGCTGAAGTGGAGCAGCTGCTGAAATTTGGCACAACAGAGAACAGAGACATGGAGGACTTGCTGGTGTCCCTTGAGGAGGAGCTGATGAGATTACCAGGTCCCCTCAAGCAACAAAAACATTATGAGGAGCAAGAGTTGTCCTTGCAGATTGCAGACCATATCTGGATGCGAGTAGATAAGGACGGAGTCACGCTGGAACGTGCGGCCATCACGCGGCTCCACTGCTTGGCCTTCATAAACGGTGCGGTGGAATGTTTCCTGGCGTTGAATGACCTTGGACTTCTGAGCAAAGACTCTAATTATGGCAGCAAAGAGGACGAAGCGTGGATGGAGATCGCCGACTACCAGTTTCACAATTCTGTAAGAGAGGCTGAATTCAAAGACACTAGGTTGATTAAGTTCTCGCCCCCGGATGCCTGCAGGGTGGAACTCGGTCGCTACAGGACAGCTTCGCTGAACTGCGGAGACTTGCCTTTCTCAGTGAAGGCTACAGTCACCGTTCAAGGTGCCTATCTGGAGCTACAAGCCTTTCTCAATATGCAGTCATCCTTCCCTTCACTCGGGGCACATTCAGAAACACTTTGTGAAAACGTTTTAATCCATGTACCGCTGCCTGGGGATTGGGTCAAAGTGCCTCGTACCATCTCTCTGCTCTGGCAGAAATCCATCAAGGCCCGCATGAACAGAAATGCCTGCCTTGGCTCAGTAAACGTCACGGATTCGCATCCTGTCATGCAGGTGACTGTTGGTACCGTCAAGTATGAGAATGTGTATGGAGCCATTGTTTGGAGGATTGACAAGCTTCCTGCTAAGAACATGG CAGATCATCCCCATTGCTTCTCCTGCAAACTGGAGCTGGCATCGGACCAAGAGATCCCCACTGACTGGTTCCCTTTCATCACCATGGAGTGTGAGGTGGCAGATACGGTTGCTTCTCAAACCAGGGTGAAGTCTTTGGGAACAGAAAGCGACATTCAGCCTCAGAAGCACATCAGCTACAGGGCCTTCTATCATTGCCAG gtggaaattgaaaaaaagcTAATTGAGGCAGAGTCGCAGAAACCATCAAGCTGTGCAACACAGTGA
- the LOC132883482 gene encoding stonin-1 isoform X1 — MCSMNHPANWVTFEDEGTPQSSPQKILQSPSSSGSIPRPNGLKLVLPPLGSSARRLSSPLESPQMHFSFNGSSCVPSNTPMCTPVRETPIGPSPFNCDSLRPPNVLRSFSNTSTNISSPDRCSSSEACTSFPAFQDDPGQVNLFLGENKHKRDSGSSSSDSEPGSSLPRFFIRTKDGYEPPRDQLQNSYSYICHKLERLKAKEDQDQEREERDSDLSKLKEIDVGRGSSSFVPQGLFLSQRRHGWPLMLRIPEKKNRMSSRQWGPIYLQLLPGAVLQMYYEKGLERPFKEFQLSSNCALSGPKLESYGEPRKIATLKIEHVSYVERKRYHPKPEVTHEAEVEQLLKFGTTENRDMEDLLVSLEEELMRLPGPLKQQKHYEEQELSLQIADHIWMRVDKDGVTLERAAITRLHCLAFINGAVECFLALNDLGLLSKDSNYGSKEDEAWMEIADYQFHNSVREAEFKDTRLIKFSPPDACRVELGRYRTASLNCGDLPFSVKATVTVQGAYLELQAFLNMQSSFPSLGAHSETLCENVLIHVPLPGDWVKVPRTISLLWQKSIKARMNRNACLGSVNVTDSHPVMQVTVGTVKYENVYGAIVWRIDKLPAKNMAADHPHCFSCKLELASDQEIPTDWFPFITMECEVADTVASQTRVKSLGTESDIQPQKHISYRAFYHCQVEIEKKLIEAESQKPSSCATQ; from the exons ATGTGCTCAATGAACCATCCAGCTAACTGGGTGACCTTTGAAGATGAAGGCACCCCCCAGTCCTCACCACAGAAAATCTTGCAGTCTCCATCAAGTTCTGGGTCAATACCTCGACCAAATGGCTTGAAATTGGTTCTGCCTCCTTTAGGCAGTTCAGCAAGGAGGTTATCCAGTCCACTGGAATCTCCCCAAATGCACTTTAGTTTCAATGGGAGCTCATGCGTGCCCAGCAACACTCCGATGTGCACTCCTGTAAGAGAAACTCCAATTGGTCCATCTCCCTTTAACTGCGACTCTCTCAGACCACCGAATGTCTTGAGGAGTTTCTCCAACACATCGACGAATATCTCTTCTCCTGATAGATGTTCCTCATCCGAGGCATGCACTTCCTTCCCAGCGTTCCAAGATGATCCGGGTCAGGTTAACCTATTTCTGGGTGAAAACAAGCACAAAAGAGATTCTGGAAGTTCCTCATCAGACTCCGAGCCTGGCTCAAGCTTGCCTCGCTTCTTTATCCGAACCAAGGATGGTTACGAGCCACCCCGGGACCAACTTCAAAACTCCTACTCGTACATCTGCCATAAGCTAGAGCGGTTAAAGGCAAAGGAGGACCAAgaccaagagagagaggaaagagattcGGATTTAAGCAAACTAAAGGAAATTGATGTAGGAAGAGGTTCGTCTTCCTTTGTTCCACAGGGATTGTTCCTCAGCCAGAGGAGGCATGGCTGGCCATTAATGCTGAGAATCCCAGAGAAAAAGAACCGTATGTCATCCCGCCAGTGGGGCCCGATATACTTACAGTTGCTTCCAGGAGCTGTGCTCCAAATGTATTATGAAAAAGGCTTGGAGAGACCATTCAAAGAGTTCCAGCTGAGTTCCAATTGCGCTCTTTCAGGCCCAAAACTGGAAAGCTATGGTGAGCCACGGAAAATTGCAACGTTGAAGATTGAACACGTGTCATATGTTGAGCGAAAGCGCTACCACCCTAAACCTGAGGTGACTCATGAAGCTGAAGTGGAGCAGCTGCTGAAATTTGGCACAACAGAGAACAGAGACATGGAGGACTTGCTGGTGTCCCTTGAGGAGGAGCTGATGAGATTACCAGGTCCCCTCAAGCAACAAAAACATTATGAGGAGCAAGAGTTGTCCTTGCAGATTGCAGACCATATCTGGATGCGAGTAGATAAGGACGGAGTCACGCTGGAACGTGCGGCCATCACGCGGCTCCACTGCTTGGCCTTCATAAACGGTGCGGTGGAATGTTTCCTGGCGTTGAATGACCTTGGACTTCTGAGCAAAGACTCTAATTATGGCAGCAAAGAGGACGAAGCGTGGATGGAGATCGCCGACTACCAGTTTCACAATTCTGTAAGAGAGGCTGAATTCAAAGACACTAGGTTGATTAAGTTCTCGCCCCCGGATGCCTGCAGGGTGGAACTCGGTCGCTACAGGACAGCTTCGCTGAACTGCGGAGACTTGCCTTTCTCAGTGAAGGCTACAGTCACCGTTCAAGGTGCCTATCTGGAGCTACAAGCCTTTCTCAATATGCAGTCATCCTTCCCTTCACTCGGGGCACATTCAGAAACACTTTGTGAAAACGTTTTAATCCATGTACCGCTGCCTGGGGATTGGGTCAAAGTGCCTCGTACCATCTCTCTGCTCTGGCAGAAATCCATCAAGGCCCGCATGAACAGAAATGCCTGCCTTGGCTCAGTAAACGTCACGGATTCGCATCCTGTCATGCAGGTGACTGTTGGTACCGTCAAGTATGAGAATGTGTATGGAGCCATTGTTTGGAGGATTGACAAGCTTCCTGCTAAGAACATGG CAGCAGATCATCCCCATTGCTTCTCCTGCAAACTGGAGCTGGCATCGGACCAAGAGATCCCCACTGACTGGTTCCCTTTCATCACCATGGAGTGTGAGGTGGCAGATACGGTTGCTTCTCAAACCAGGGTGAAGTCTTTGGGAACAGAAAGCGACATTCAGCCTCAGAAGCACATCAGCTACAGGGCCTTCTATCATTGCCAG gtggaaattgaaaaaaagcTAATTGAGGCAGAGTCGCAGAAACCATCAAGCTGTGCAACACAGTGA